A genomic stretch from Neodiprion fabricii isolate iyNeoFabr1 chromosome 3, iyNeoFabr1.1, whole genome shotgun sequence includes:
- the LOC124178176 gene encoding transforming growth factor beta regulator 1, with the protein MAQSYNPYYNEYHQNLELQQNIKYKKKYRKLKRIVKDTVFENAALCDQVAQMQENLLVVKEERHFLLRKLYQQQGEVDPTMLTKSQTNSFGSPSPNHEGVAPKKSVKKRNSTEALETKSKPKRYCKAMRRVVQLIPLDIHGRPVFPISLGDLTVYSLGEVVSDRIAYHTEDLIYPVGYCSTRMFASLRDAHTKSLYTCKILDGGSNPRFEIVSDSDPDQPLVGLSPDECHSRLLAAISPTLCSIPPRGADFFGISHPTIQNLIQSSPGTRKLANYKSVRFEVYKNQNSDRASSPIAEEETDPGLGFSALHRTFAIPNGYRIKEEPPDPNLLTFQDFLM; encoded by the exons ATGGCTCAGTCTTATAATCCTTACTACAATGAATATCATCAAAACTTGGAACTGCAACAGAATATAAAGTATAAGAAAAAGTATAGAAAGCTGAAAAGGATCGTCAAAGACACAGTCTTC GAGAATGCCGCACTTTGTGATCAAGTTGCACAAATGCAGGAGAATCTTTTGGTTGTCAAGGAAGAGAGACATTTTTTGCTGCGTAAACTTTACCAACAACAAGGTGAAGTCGATCCTACAATGCTGACAAAATCGCAGACGAACAGCTTTGGATCACCATCTCCAAACCATGAAGGAGTGGCCCCaaagaaaagtgtaaaaaagaGGAACTCTACCGAAGCACTGG AAACTAAGAGCAAACCAAAGAGGTACTGCAAGGCAATGCGAAGGGTGGTGCAGCTCATACCGCTAGATATTCACGGTCGCCccgtttttccaatttctttaGGTGATCTGACAGTCTATTCGCTCGGAGAAGTTGTTTCAGATCGCATTGCATACCATACAGAAGATCTTATCTATCCTGTTGGTTATTGCAGCACGAGAATGTTTGCGAGCTTGAGAGATGCTCATACCAAGAGTTTATACACTTGTAAGATTTTAGATGGCGGTTCAAATCCAAG GTTTGAAATAGTTTCGGACAGTGATCCTGATCAGCCTTTAGTTGGCTTGTCACCCGACGAATGCCATTCCAGACTCTTAGCTGCGATTTCTCCTACCCTTTGTTCCATTCCTCCAAGAGGAGCAGATTTCTTCGGTATTTCTCATCCAACCATTCAGAATTTGATACAGAGTTCACCTGGAACACGAAAACTTGCAAACTACAAATCAGTACGTTTTGAG GTTTACAAGAATCAAAATTCCGATCGAGCATCGAGTCCCATTGCCGAGGAAGAAACAGACCCTGGTCTTGGATTTTCTGCCTTACACAGGACTTTTGCAATTCCTAATGGTTACAGAATTAAAGAGGAACCACCAGATCCCAACTTACTTACGTTCCAAGATTTCCTCATGTGA